The Gemmatimonadota bacterium genome includes a region encoding these proteins:
- a CDS encoding purine-nucleoside phosphorylase, giving the protein MPRHDPLDATADFLGSKGFAATRFGMILGTGFGSCVRAVEKKSVVPYGSIPHFPVSTVHGHEGNLVFGALGEASVILMQGRIHLYEGYDARQIAYPLEVMRRFGVEILLVTNAAGGLNPRYEVGDLMVVRQHIHPIGVKLMGDLTSDTDGEPCYSASLRDSLLQISIQRNQHVQQGILAWMPGPSFETRAEIALLKSLGADAVTMSTVPEALAARRLGMRTVAVSCISNVWTGQAGETVDADDVATTVESAAERCSELFRGFLLRMATRV; this is encoded by the coding sequence ATGCCCCGTCATGATCCGTTGGACGCGACTGCGGACTTCCTGGGTTCGAAGGGGTTCGCGGCCACCCGCTTCGGCATGATCCTGGGTACCGGATTCGGGTCGTGCGTCCGGGCGGTCGAAAAGAAATCCGTTGTTCCCTACGGTTCCATCCCCCATTTTCCAGTATCGACCGTTCATGGCCACGAAGGCAACCTGGTCTTCGGCGCCCTGGGCGAAGCATCCGTGATTTTGATGCAGGGACGGATCCACCTGTACGAGGGTTACGACGCACGGCAGATCGCCTATCCTCTCGAGGTAATGCGCCGGTTCGGCGTCGAGATTCTGCTCGTGACCAATGCCGCCGGCGGACTGAATCCCCGGTACGAGGTGGGAGACCTCATGGTCGTACGGCAACATATCCATCCCATCGGCGTTAAACTGATGGGAGACTTGACGTCGGATACGGACGGCGAACCCTGTTACAGTGCGTCTTTGAGGGATTCGCTTCTACAGATCAGTATACAAAGAAACCAGCACGTCCAACAGGGAATTCTGGCTTGGATGCCCGGACCTTCCTTCGAGACCCGCGCCGAAATCGCCCTGCTGAAATCACTGGGCGCGGACGCGGTGACCATGTCGACCGTCCCGGAAGCACTGGCGGCCCGGCGACTCGGCATGAGGACTGTGGCCGTATCGTGCATATCCAATGTGTGGACGGGTCAAGCAGGTGAAACCGTCGACGCGGACGACGTGGCGACGACGGTCGAATCGGCGGCAGAGCGATGCTCCGAACTGTTCCGTGGCTTTTTACTCCGGATGGCTACCCGCGTTTAG
- the aceE gene encoding pyruvate dehydrogenase (acetyl-transferring), homodimeric type, whose translation MTQDSSRSEYEIDLDRVESLEWLESLDYVLQHSGPGRVRQLIAQLQAHARGKGVRLPFAENTPYINTIPPDQQPPYPGSDELEHRIRNIIRWNAMAMVVRANTADKSLGGHIATYASVCNLYEVGFNHFFRGPGEGYDGDQIFFQPHSSPGIYARAYIEGRFNEQHLDNFRRELRPGGGLSSYPHPWLMPDFWIFPTASMGLSAIMSIYQARFNRYLEDRGLKQGNGCKVWAFLGDGETDEPEALGAITLAAREKLDNLIFVVNCNLQRLDGPVRGNGKIIQELEAAFHGAGWNVIKVIWGSGWDPLLAHDDEGLLVKRMGEIVDGQYQKYTVSDGKYQREHFFGVHPKLMEMSRLLTDEHVRTIIRGGHDQEKIYAAYKAAVEHPGAPTVILAKTIKGYGLGEWGEGKNTAHQQKMIDEDGLRHLRTELGIPLSDDEVREAPYFRPSADSAEMEYIRERRESLGGYIPRRNVVNPGLPSAPTDEVFDEFKAGTDGREVSTTMVFTRMLSRLLREPEIGKLIVPIVPDEARTFGMEALFRQCGIYSHAGQLYEPVDIDTLLYYKEAQDGQILEEGITEAGSLSSFVAAGTAYSTHGVNTIPFFIFYSMFGLQRVGDLIWAAAEMRTRGFLLGGTAGRTTLNGEGLQHQDGQSHLLADPVPNLLTYDPAYAYELATIIKDGIRRMYVDQEDLFYYITVQNENYAMPSMPEGVEEGILKGMYRLSSLNGGTAKAHLFGSGSIINESLKAQEMLAEDFGVEADVWSVTSYKQLRRDAMETERWNLLHPSEAPRVPYVTACLEDTGGVYVMASDYVRTLPDSIARWVPGPVVSLGTDGFGRSDSRPALRNFFEMDARFITLGTLNALARKGDLSPEVPERAMRKLEIDPEKANPLDV comes from the coding sequence ATGACGCAGGATTCCTCACGCTCGGAGTATGAAATTGACCTGGATCGCGTAGAGTCCCTGGAATGGCTCGAATCGCTGGACTACGTGCTCCAGCACTCCGGACCGGGCCGGGTGCGCCAGCTGATCGCCCAGCTCCAGGCCCACGCCCGCGGCAAGGGCGTCCGGCTCCCCTTCGCAGAGAACACGCCTTACATCAACACCATCCCCCCCGACCAGCAGCCGCCCTATCCCGGCAGCGACGAACTCGAGCACCGGATCCGCAATATCATCCGGTGGAACGCCATGGCCATGGTGGTCCGCGCCAACACGGCGGACAAATCCCTCGGCGGTCACATCGCCACGTACGCCTCGGTCTGCAACCTCTACGAGGTGGGCTTCAACCATTTCTTCCGCGGACCGGGCGAAGGTTACGACGGCGACCAGATCTTCTTCCAGCCGCATTCCTCGCCGGGCATCTACGCCCGGGCCTATATCGAGGGGCGGTTCAACGAACAGCACCTGGACAACTTCCGCCGCGAGCTGCGGCCGGGAGGCGGACTTTCGTCCTACCCCCATCCCTGGCTCATGCCCGACTTCTGGATCTTCCCCACGGCCTCCATGGGCTTGAGTGCCATCATGTCCATCTACCAGGCCCGGTTCAACCGGTACCTGGAAGACCGCGGTCTCAAGCAAGGCAACGGCTGCAAGGTCTGGGCGTTTCTCGGCGACGGGGAAACGGACGAACCCGAGGCCCTCGGCGCCATCACCCTGGCGGCGCGCGAGAAGCTGGACAACCTGATCTTCGTGGTCAACTGCAACCTGCAGCGGCTGGACGGCCCGGTGCGGGGCAACGGCAAGATCATCCAGGAACTCGAAGCCGCCTTCCACGGGGCCGGATGGAACGTCATCAAGGTGATCTGGGGAAGCGGATGGGATCCTCTGCTCGCCCATGACGACGAAGGGCTGCTCGTGAAGCGCATGGGCGAGATCGTCGACGGCCAGTACCAGAAGTACACCGTTTCGGACGGCAAGTACCAGCGGGAGCATTTCTTCGGCGTGCATCCCAAACTCATGGAGATGTCCAGGCTGCTTACCGACGAGCACGTGCGGACCATTATCCGGGGCGGCCACGACCAGGAGAAGATCTACGCGGCGTACAAGGCGGCAGTGGAACATCCGGGCGCGCCGACCGTCATCCTGGCCAAGACGATCAAGGGATACGGCCTCGGCGAGTGGGGCGAGGGCAAGAACACGGCCCACCAGCAGAAGATGATCGACGAGGACGGGCTGCGCCATCTGCGCACCGAACTGGGCATCCCCCTTTCCGACGACGAGGTCCGCGAAGCGCCGTATTTCAGGCCGTCGGCGGACAGCGCCGAAATGGAGTACATCCGGGAACGGCGGGAGAGTCTCGGCGGCTACATTCCCCGGCGCAACGTTGTGAATCCCGGCCTGCCCTCCGCGCCGACGGACGAGGTGTTCGACGAATTCAAGGCGGGGACGGACGGCCGCGAGGTCTCGACGACCATGGTGTTTACCCGAATGCTGTCGCGCCTGCTGCGGGAACCCGAAATCGGCAAGCTGATCGTCCCCATCGTACCCGACGAGGCCCGGACCTTCGGCATGGAAGCCCTTTTCCGCCAGTGCGGCATCTATTCCCACGCCGGCCAGCTCTACGAACCGGTGGACATCGACACGCTCCTCTACTACAAGGAGGCGCAGGACGGCCAGATCCTCGAGGAAGGCATCACGGAGGCGGGCTCCCTGTCCTCCTTCGTGGCCGCCGGGACGGCCTATTCGACCCACGGCGTCAATACGATCCCCTTCTTCATCTTCTATTCCATGTTCGGCCTGCAGCGCGTCGGCGACCTGATCTGGGCCGCCGCGGAAATGCGCACTCGGGGCTTCCTGCTGGGCGGTACGGCGGGACGGACGACGCTGAACGGCGAGGGGCTCCAGCACCAGGACGGCCAAAGCCACCTGCTGGCCGACCCGGTCCCCAACCTGCTGACCTACGATCCGGCTTACGCCTACGAGCTGGCGACCATCATCAAGGACGGCATCCGGCGCATGTACGTCGACCAGGAAGACCTGTTCTACTACATCACCGTGCAGAACGAGAACTACGCCATGCCGTCCATGCCGGAAGGGGTGGAAGAAGGCATCCTGAAGGGCATGTACCGGCTCAGTTCGCTGAACGGGGGCACGGCAAAGGCCCACCTCTTCGGAAGCGGTTCCATCATCAACGAATCGCTGAAGGCCCAGGAGATGCTGGCCGAAGACTTCGGCGTGGAAGCGGACGTCTGGAGCGTGACGAGCTACAAGCAACTGCGGCGCGACGCCATGGAGACCGAACGCTGGAACCTGCTGCACCCGTCGGAAGCGCCCAGGGTGCCGTATGTTACCGCATGTCTCGAGGATACCGGAGGTGTCTACGTCATGGCCTCCGACTATGTCAGGACGCTGCCGGATTCCATCGCGCGCTGGGTGCCGGGCCCCGTGGTCTCGCTGGGGACGGACGGTTTCGGGCGTAGCGACAGCCGGCCGGCGCTACGGAACTTCTTCGAGATGGACGCCCGATTCATCACCCTCGGCACCCTCAATGCCCTCGCCCGGAAAGGCGACCTCTCCCCGGAGGTCCCGGAGCGGGCCATGCGCAAGCTGGAAATCGACCCCGAAAAGGCCAACCCCCTGGACGTGTGA
- a CDS encoding cytidylate kinase-like family protein, giving the protein MARHFQTVTSSPSTAECNKESIMSIITVAREYGSGGRDVARIVADRLGYDCVDKELIAETAHAAGVSEDVVEQLDEVGESPIRRFLGELFTPSTVYSLSPEYPPLIWPYVPGDDEGTKDPTSLKNTFLDRDEYLQILQDTIRSLADRQRVIIVGRGCQCILADRNDVFRTLFVAPFEYRVDVIMDEMNLARDRAAELIKEKDRQRSLYLQHNYHRDWTDPTLYHAVFNTSLTTWENMADIVIDFHRRLFGDDD; this is encoded by the coding sequence ATGGCGCGGCACTTTCAAACGGTTACCTCGTCTCCTTCGACGGCTGAATGCAACAAGGAGTCCATCATGAGCATCATTACGGTCGCCAGGGAATACGGCAGCGGTGGGCGGGACGTTGCGAGGATCGTCGCCGACCGCCTCGGTTATGATTGCGTGGACAAGGAACTTATCGCCGAAACCGCCCATGCCGCGGGCGTTTCGGAGGATGTCGTCGAGCAGCTGGACGAAGTGGGCGAATCGCCCATACGACGCTTTCTCGGCGAACTGTTCACGCCTTCGACCGTCTACTCCCTTTCCCCGGAATACCCGCCCCTCATCTGGCCCTACGTGCCGGGCGACGACGAGGGGACGAAGGATCCCACCTCCCTGAAGAACACCTTCCTGGACCGGGACGAATACCTCCAGATCCTCCAGGATACCATCCGTTCGCTGGCAGACAGGCAGCGCGTCATCATCGTAGGGCGCGGGTGCCAGTGCATCCTTGCGGACCGCAATGACGTCTTCCGCACCCTGTTCGTCGCGCCATTCGAATACCGGGTCGACGTTATCATGGACGAGATGAACCTCGCGCGGGACCGGGCAGCGGAACTCATCAAGGAAAAGGACCGGCAGCGGTCGCTGTACCTGCAGCATAACTACCATCGCGACTGGACGGATCCGACGCTGTACCACGCGGTTTTCAACACGTCCCTGACGACGTGGGAGAACATGGCCGACATCGTGATCGACTTCCACCGCAGACTCTTCGGCGACGACGATTGA
- the trxA gene encoding thioredoxin: MSYEVSDFNKEVVEQSHTVPVLVDFWAEWCGPCKMLGPVIESLAERHRDRWKLVKVNTETHTDIARQYGIQGIPNVKMFVDGEVRDEFTGALPEPMIEQWLKKALPSPRAKQLEEALRLLETGDRDASREMLEDVLAAEPDNEQAAVCLARTWLDDDPGRSLELLRTIEPGTEYHDSAVVLRTIAELFLHLDTPERLEDAPVRPIYIQAIEHLRREEYDLALQRFIEVLEKNRSYDDDGARRSCVAIFGMLGEDHPTTRQYRRAFSNALYA, from the coding sequence ATGAGTTACGAAGTTTCGGACTTCAACAAAGAAGTGGTCGAACAGAGTCACACGGTCCCCGTGCTGGTCGATTTCTGGGCGGAATGGTGCGGGCCCTGCAAGATGCTCGGCCCCGTAATCGAATCCCTCGCCGAACGCCACCGGGACCGGTGGAAACTCGTGAAGGTCAACACGGAAACGCACACGGACATCGCCCGGCAATACGGGATACAGGGGATTCCGAACGTGAAGATGTTTGTCGACGGCGAAGTCCGGGACGAGTTTACCGGCGCGCTGCCGGAGCCCATGATCGAACAGTGGCTCAAGAAAGCCCTGCCCAGTCCACGCGCTAAGCAGCTGGAAGAAGCGCTTCGGCTGCTCGAAACCGGCGACCGGGATGCGTCCCGCGAGATGCTTGAGGACGTCCTGGCGGCGGAGCCGGACAACGAGCAGGCGGCGGTCTGCCTGGCGCGCACCTGGCTGGATGATGATCCCGGCCGCAGCCTGGAGCTTTTACGAACCATCGAACCAGGCACGGAATACCACGACTCGGCGGTCGTACTGCGGACCATCGCGGAACTCTTCCTTCACCTGGACACGCCCGAGCGTCTCGAGGACGCCCCGGTCCGGCCCATCTATATCCAGGCGATCGAGCATCTGAGGCGGGAGGAATACGACCTTGCCCTGCAGCGCTTCATCGAGGTGCTGGAGAAGAACCGGTCCTATGACGACGACGGGGCCAGGAGGAGCTGTGTCGCCATTTTCGGCATGCTCGGCGAGGATCACCCCACCACGCGGCAATACCGCCGTGCTTTCAGCAACGCACTGTACGCCTGA